The genomic DNA GCGGACGAGACGAGTTCGCTGCCGCACTCGGCCGGCGTCTGGGATCGACTGGGGTGTGTTTAACGCGAGAGTTGCCCAACGCCGGCGTGCTACAGAAGCCCCCGCGTCCTACAAGGGAACGGGGGCTTCTTCGTTTCCAGACCCGTCGATTCGCGAACTTCAACTACACGGGATTGCGGACCGTGCCCAGGCTCTGAAAACTGAATCGCTCGTAGTTAATCCCCAAATACAACCCGTCTCCGAGTGAATGGATTACGCCCACATCGGCATATCATGCGATCTCACGCCCAGTCTCGGGAACGGATTTGGACCTCGCGCCGATAAAATCGCGAACCGAACTACTGCTCCTACATTGATTTCCGGCCGGCCGGCCGGGGTCGACGTGAAAAATGCGAAAATCGGGTGAAAATTCGGGATGTCCCGAACAGTAATAGGGTCAGTGACTGACCTCCACCGGGGGATTCATGGGACACGGCCCCGATTTACTCACCCGCTTTTTCCGCCGCCTCGCCGACGACCGGGTGGCGGCGCCGACCACCGCGGAGTTGCTCGGCCGATTCGTCGCGAGCCACGACGAGGAGGCTTTCCGTACCATCGTCGACCGGCACGGGCCGATGGTCTGGGGGGTCTGCTCGCGGGTTCTGCGCCAGCCCCAGGATATCGAAGACGCATTCCAGGCGACGTTCATCGTGCTGGCCCGTCGGGCCGCCGGCATCCGCTCGCCGGAACTGCTGCCCGCGTGGTTGCACGGGGTAGCCCGGCGGTCCGCCATCCGGGTGATACGACTCTCCGCCCGGCGCCGGGAAGTGCAAGTGAACACCATGCCGAACCCCGCCACGAACCTGGCCAACGACCTGGTCGACCTGCCGGTGATCCTCGACGAGGAACTCGGGCGGCTCCCGCCGAAACTCCGGCAGACGGTCGTCCTGTGCCACCTCCAGAGCCGGACGTACGCTGACGCCGCCCGGGAGATGGGATGCTCGATCGCGGCTGTGGCCAAGCGACTGGAGCAAGCGGCGGCTCGGCTCCGGGATCAGCTCACCCGCCGCGGGTTGGCCCCGGCCGCGTGTACCGCCTGGGCGCTGGCGGCCTGGGCGCCGGAGGCGGCGGCCGTCTCTTCGGGCGTGACCGACCGGGCCATCGCGGCCGCGCTCGGGGCGGCTTCCGGCGCCACGGCGACCCCGGTGGCTGCGACCGTGGCCAACGAGATCCTCGGGGCGACGTCGCGGTTCAAGCTTCGCCTGCTCGCGGTCGTGATGGCTCTTGCGACCGGAGCCGGGGTCACGGCGGCGTATCAGTTTACCGCCGCGCCAGCTCAGCCGGCGCCGCAACCCAAGCAAGCCGCTCCGGTCCGGGTCGACCGGTTCGGCGACCCGCTCCCGGACGGCGCCGTCTCCCGCCTCGGGACGGTCCGCTTCCGGACGGGCCTGACGCCGTGTGCGGCTGGCGTCGGGTTTCTGGCCGGCGGGAAGACACTGGTTTCTGTTTACGTAACGGGGCTCGTCGTTTTCTGGGACGCGGCTACCGGGCAGGAAACGTCCCGGCTCGACGGCCCGCCCGGGGCGAACGCCCTCACAGTCTCGGCCGACGGGCGCCGGCTGGTCGTGGCCGGCAAGGAAGTGTGGGCCTGGGACATGACGCCTCAGGGGCCGGTGTCACTCTGGAAGAAGCCGAGCCCGAACGGAGAAACCGTCAACGCGGCTGCCCTCAGTCCGGACGGCAAAACCCTGGCCTGTGGGTCGCGGAGTACCGGGCACCTGCTCGACGCCGCCACCGGCGAGTTGCGCGGCCCGCTGGGAGTGAAGTCCCCCCGGCTCGTGACGTTCGCGGCGGATGGTCAGACACTGGTGGCCGCCGGCGAAGGCCCGGTTCACGTCTTCGATCCGGTTAGTGGCGAAGAGCGCCGGCAACTCGCATTCCCCGAGGGATGGGTCGCGCAACTGGCGATCTCTCCGGACGGCACGCGGGTGGCAGGAGCGTCGGGGAACCTGATCCGGACCTGGGACGCGACGACCGGCCGCGAACTGGCCAAGGTGAAGTACGAGGCGCAGATACCGACCTCACACTTTTACTACCCGGCGTCCGTCCTCTTTTTCTCGCAGGACGGCCGGACGTTGATCGAGGCCGGCTGCGAACACATTCGCCATCGCGACCCGGATACTGGGATGGAGAACCGGCCGGCCACGAAGGCGGCCCACCTGCTGCAGCCGTTCTTCCTGGACTATGCCCCCATCATCCCTGCCGTGTCACCGGACGGGAAGCTGGTGGCGCTGTCTACCGGCGGCCGGCTCATTGGCATGTGGCGGACTGACACGGGGGCGGAAATTGGCCCGTCCGGCGGGCCGTATGGCGAAGTCACCGCCATGAAGTTCACCCGAAACGGGAAGGAACTCGTGACCGCGGCTGGACTCGACCACTTCCAGACCTGGAACCTGGCGAGCGCGGAGCCGGTCCGTCGGTTGACCATGCCGGTGCCGCGGATGGGCGTCGGGTCGTTCGTCGTCACGCCGACCGGAGAGGTGGGGGCCGTCTTCAGCCGGCTCCGGTCCGACGGCAGCCGGTTCGGGGTCGTTGAGTGGAACGCCCAGACCAGCGGCGTCGGCTCCGACCAGCCCGTGGTCCCGGCAGAACTGGACAAGTCGAAAGCCTGGATTCCCACCCCCGCCCTGACCGAAGACGGACGACGGATCGTGTGGGGCTTCGAGAAGTTCCTGATCGTCGTCGACCGGGCCACGGGCGCCGAGGTTCGCCGCATCGATACGAAGGTGCCGGTGTTCGCCGTGGTCGTGTCGGCGGACGGCGAGACCGCGGCGACCCACGCCTTGAAAGAAGGCGAACTCGCGGTCTGGGACCTCGGCACCGGAAAAGAACGGATGCGGCTGACGAACCGCCCGATCAAGTTCGCGGCGCCGTTTGCCCTCTCGCCGGACGGCCGCTGGCTGGCCTGCGTCGACGGCGAGGAGAACGGGCCGCGGAGCGTTCAGTTGTGGGAACTAGCGTCCCGGCGGGCCGGCCCCCGGTTCCCCATCGGGACGGCGTCGATCCTCCCACTGACCTTCTCGCCGGACAGCCGGTTCCTCGCGGCCGGGGAGGCGAGCGGTACGGTCCGGGTGTGGGATCTGGCGGCAGAAACGGAGGCCCGACAGTTCGCCGGACACCGCGGCCCGATTCATTCCCTGGCCTTCGCCCCGGACGGTCAACGACTCGCGTCAGGTAGTGGTGACGCCACCGCCCTGGTCTGGGATCTCGGCCCGGTGCTCGGATGGCCCGCTCCGGCGGTCCGCTCGTGGGAGCCGACGGACGCACTCTGGCGCGGACTCGGGAAGGACGACCCGGGCCCGGCAGCCAGGACCGCTTGGGCCCTGACGGCGGCCGGCGACGCCGCGGTATCGTTCCTGCGGGGCAAGCTGCGGCCGGCCCCGGCTCCGTCGGCCGACCGGGTGGGGGCACTGATCGAGCAACTGGGAAGCGACCGCTTTATCGACCGCGAGCGGGCGATGGCGGAACTGACCACCCTGGGAATCGTGGCCGAACCGGCCCTGCGGGCGGCTACGACCCAGGACCCCGAGACCCGGCAACGGATCGATCGGCTACTCGGCCGGCTCGCGACGACGCTGTCGCCGGAACTACTGGCCGCCGTCCGCGGGATCGCGGCCCTAGAACGAATCGGCACCCCGGCCGCGGCCCGGGCACTGAAGGAAGTCGCCGGCGAACGCGGGCAGCATCCTACGATCGCAGCCGAGGCCGAGGCCGCCGGACGGCGGTTGTCCGCCCGGCACGATGGTTTACAACGCACAGGTTCTTGATTCGATTGTTTCGGTGAACGAGTTCCTCCCCCTCGAACGCCACCCGGCCGCTCGCACGGTCGGCCCACTTATCTCGCTCGGGGCGAGAGCCCCGGTACGGAGGACGTTATGCGTTCGGTTGTTTCCCGGTCGCCTCGCGACGCGTTCACATTGATCGAATTGCTGGTCGTCATCGCCATCATCGCCATCCTCATCGGGCTCCTGCTGCCGGCCGTGCAGAAGGTCCGGCAGGCCGCCAACAAGGCCCGGTCGTCCAACGACATCAAGCAGATGACCCTCGGGTTGCACTCTTACGAAAGTGCCTACGGCGGCT from Fimbriiglobus ruber includes the following:
- a CDS encoding sigma-70 family RNA polymerase sigma factor; its protein translation is MGHGPDLLTRFFRRLADDRVAAPTTAELLGRFVASHDEEAFRTIVDRHGPMVWGVCSRVLRQPQDIEDAFQATFIVLARRAAGIRSPELLPAWLHGVARRSAIRVIRLSARRREVQVNTMPNPATNLANDLVDLPVILDEELGRLPPKLRQTVVLCHLQSRTYADAAREMGCSIAAVAKRLEQAAARLRDQLTRRGLAPAACTAWALAAWAPEAAAVSSGVTDRAIAAALGAASGATATPVAATVANEILGATSRFKLRLLAVVMALATGAGVTAAYQFTAAPAQPAPQPKQAAPVRVDRFGDPLPDGAVSRLGTVRFRTGLTPCAAGVGFLAGGKTLVSVYVTGLVVFWDAATGQETSRLDGPPGANALTVSADGRRLVVAGKEVWAWDMTPQGPVSLWKKPSPNGETVNAAALSPDGKTLACGSRSTGHLLDAATGELRGPLGVKSPRLVTFAADGQTLVAAGEGPVHVFDPVSGEERRQLAFPEGWVAQLAISPDGTRVAGASGNLIRTWDATTGRELAKVKYEAQIPTSHFYYPASVLFFSQDGRTLIEAGCEHIRHRDPDTGMENRPATKAAHLLQPFFLDYAPIIPAVSPDGKLVALSTGGRLIGMWRTDTGAEIGPSGGPYGEVTAMKFTRNGKELVTAAGLDHFQTWNLASAEPVRRLTMPVPRMGVGSFVVTPTGEVGAVFSRLRSDGSRFGVVEWNAQTSGVGSDQPVVPAELDKSKAWIPTPALTEDGRRIVWGFEKFLIVVDRATGAEVRRIDTKVPVFAVVVSADGETAATHALKEGELAVWDLGTGKERMRLTNRPIKFAAPFALSPDGRWLACVDGEENGPRSVQLWELASRRAGPRFPIGTASILPLTFSPDSRFLAAGEASGTVRVWDLAAETEARQFAGHRGPIHSLAFAPDGQRLASGSGDATALVWDLGPVLGWPAPAVRSWEPTDALWRGLGKDDPGPAARTAWALTAAGDAAVSFLRGKLRPAPAPSADRVGALIEQLGSDRFIDRERAMAELTTLGIVAEPALRAATTQDPETRQRIDRLLGRLATTLSPELLAAVRGIAALERIGTPAAARALKEVAGERGQHPTIAAEAEAAGRRLSARHDGLQRTGS